In the Girardinichthys multiradiatus isolate DD_20200921_A chromosome 4, DD_fGirMul_XY1, whole genome shotgun sequence genome, one interval contains:
- the il17a/f1 gene encoding interleukin 17a/f1, whose amino-acid sequence MFPASNNSKVTAISLVPLVMMMMIMMVTMTEAAPKHNKKHSDNSAEETVSLLLDPDALVPSRNLRPLENASISPWTYNTTSDDSLFPPVMSEAQCLLLGCLDLYGKEDLNLRSRPIMHQVLVLRRIKREGPGHNYHYRLESRLIAVGCTCVRHVVHVQE is encoded by the exons ATGTTTCCAGCATCAAACAACTCCAAGGTTACG GCCATCAGTCTTGTCCCCCTagtaatgatgatgatgataatgatggTGACCATGACAGAGGCGGCACCGAAGCACAACAAGAAGCATTCAGATAATTCTGCAGAAGAAACCGTGTCCCTCCTTCTGGATCCCGATGCTCTGGTACCCAGCAGAAACCTCCGTCCGCTGGAGAATGCGTCCATCTCACCGTGGACCTACAA CACAACCAGCGATGACTCGCTGTTCCCACCAGTGATGTCAGAGGCCCAGTGCTTGCTGCTGGGCTGCCTGGACCTGTACGGGAAGGAAGACCTGAACTTGAGGTCCCGACCCATCATGCACCAAGTGCTGGTGCTGCGGCGGATCAAGAGAGAGGGGCCGGGGCACAACTACCATTACCGGCTGGAGTCCCGCCTCATCGCAGTGGGCTGCACCTGCGTCCGACACGTGGTCCACGTCCAGGAGTGA